From Campylobacter lari, the proteins below share one genomic window:
- the putP gene encoding sodium/proline symporter PutP translates to MEVVHINTQIAIMFVAYSALMLFIGFYFYKQNKNSEDYFLGGRSMGPVVSALSAGASDMSGWLLMGLPGALYVSGLAESYIAIGLSIGAFLNWAFVAKRLRIYTSVIANSITIPDYFETRFDDDKHILRVVCAIVILIFFTFYVSSGLVGGAKLFEATFGIQYDYALTTGTVIIVAYTFLGGYKAVCWTDLIQGLLMMSALIIVPIVMIYHLGGFSEAVNIVKEIKPNTFSMGEGLSFLGIVSALSWGLGYFGQPHILVRFMSIRSTKDIPTATFVGISWMVISLIGACLIGILGIAYVSKFELSLQDPEKIFIVMSQLLFNPWIAGVLLSAILAAIMSTASSQLLVSSSTIAEDFYKRIFNKEASNKTVMTLGRFGVLAVAVIAFIISTDKNSSVLSIVAYAWAGFGASFGSVMLFSLFWSKMTRYAAIAGMITGAVVVVAYKNFLAEWLDFPIYEIIPGFLAASVVIILVSMVTKVRPGTKAAYETMLKYL, encoded by the coding sequence ATGGAGGTTGTGCACATTAATACTCAAATTGCGATAATGTTTGTCGCATATTCAGCATTAATGCTTTTTATTGGATTTTATTTTTATAAACAAAATAAAAATTCAGAGGATTATTTTTTAGGTGGTCGTTCTATGGGGCCGGTAGTTTCAGCACTTAGTGCTGGAGCTTCTGATATGAGCGGTTGGCTTTTAATGGGTTTACCGGGAGCTTTATATGTAAGTGGTTTAGCTGAAAGCTATATTGCAATAGGTCTTAGTATAGGAGCATTTTTAAACTGGGCTTTTGTAGCAAAAAGACTTAGAATTTATACTAGTGTGATTGCAAATTCTATTACAATTCCAGATTATTTTGAAACAAGATTTGATGATGATAAGCATATATTAAGAGTGGTTTGTGCTATTGTTATTTTGATATTCTTTACTTTTTATGTTTCTTCAGGACTTGTAGGTGGAGCAAAGCTTTTTGAAGCAACTTTTGGAATCCAATATGATTATGCACTTACTACAGGAACTGTGATTATAGTTGCTTATACATTTTTGGGTGGATATAAGGCAGTTTGTTGGACGGATTTAATTCAGGGTTTATTAATGATGAGTGCCTTGATTATCGTACCTATAGTGATGATTTATCATTTGGGTGGCTTTAGTGAAGCTGTTAATATAGTCAAAGAAATTAAGCCAAATACTTTTTCTATGGGGGAAGGATTAAGCTTTTTGGGTATAGTTTCAGCGCTTTCTTGGGGGCTTGGGTATTTTGGTCAGCCACATATTTTGGTGCGTTTTATGTCTATAAGATCAACTAAAGATATTCCAACTGCTACTTTTGTAGGAATTTCTTGGATGGTTATATCTTTAATTGGAGCTTGTTTGATAGGTATTTTAGGTATAGCTTATGTGAGTAAATTTGAGCTTAGTTTGCAAGATCCTGAAAAGATTTTTATCGTAATGTCGCAATTGCTTTTCAATCCTTGGATAGCAGGTGTTTTATTAAGTGCTATTTTGGCAGCTATTATGAGCACAGCAAGTTCGCAATTACTTGTTTCAAGTTCAACTATAGCAGAAGATTTTTATAAAAGAATTTTTAACAAAGAAGCGTCCAATAAAACAGTGATGACTTTGGGTAGATTTGGTGTTTTAGCAGTAGCTGTGATAGCTTTTATTATTTCTACTGATAAAAACTCGAGCGTATTAAGTATAGTAGCTTATGCTTGGGCAGGGTTTGGAGCAAGTTTTGGTTCTGTAATGCTCTTTTCGTTATTTTGGTCAAAAATGACTAGATATGCTGCTATTGCAGGTATGATTACTGGTGCAGTTGTGGTTGTAGCATATAAAAATTTCTTAGCAGAGTGGCTTGATTTTCCTATTTATGAAATCATTCCAGGATTTTTAGCTGCTTCTGTTGTGATTATTTTAGTGAGCATGGTAACTAAAGTTCGCCCAGGAACTAAAGCAGCTTATGAAACAATGCTAAAATATCTCTAA
- a CDS encoding bifunctional proline dehydrogenase/L-glutamate gamma-semialdehyde dehydrogenase yields the protein MIQKALQLAEELQRKIESNISQSEKEFHAKMQKLLNNPKNKVMLIELLDRSFRCKDKSASFELIEHTLNKYGIADFFSAFEKFLLFSFLNFGKFAPTLSVPFFIKHLREDTKAMVLDANPSVLEPHMRKRKDEDKITLNVNLIGEEVLGEAESAYRVKKYEEALKTSYITYISIKITTIFSQINIIDFEYSKDEVVKRLDKLYALALEEEKKQGVSKFINLDMEEFRDLELTVEAFMESIAKYNIKAGIVLQAYLPDSYEYLKKLFAFSKERVLKGMKPIKIRFVKGANMESEETIASQRGWALPTFYKKIDTDSNYKKMLDFVLEGDNYKYINVGIASHNLFEIAYAYTRISQAGALSSFTFEMLEGMSLQCSYELSKMHDLILYAPVCDEAHFNNAIAYLVRRLDENTSEDNFMRYFFNLKINDKNWQMQKELFIKSLEGVASLDNSTHRTQDRNNETKAISSYESKEFKNEPDTDFILKANREWAKNIRTKYENLENYDVYPVAKEEIKNENLQVIEVKDKIKNRTIGKAHLAGQKEIKYALDVAKSSNFSDLSHDEIYKILAKTAQLVRDRRGDLIGIAALEVGKTFLEIDPEVSEAIDFLEFYPHSLEKLKEQNPNTTFKAKGIGVVIAPWNFPVGISVGTIAAPLAAGNKVIYKPSSLSMLTGYMLCKCFWDAGIPKDALIFLPAKGSDISKYLLVDQSVKFSVLTGGEETAYAMLKANPTLLLSAETGGKNATIVSKFADRDSAIKNIIHSAFSNSGQKCSATSLLVLEEEVYEDEEFKKTLVDAASSMAVGNPFVFKNKLGALADKPDVKLQKALDELAPYESWALKPKFVDDNPYLLTPGIKYGTKKGDFTHMNELFAPILTVMKAKDLKEAIDIVNSTGYGLTAGFESLDEREWEYFHTHIEAGNIYINKPTTGAIVLRQPFGGIKKSAIGFGRKVGIYNYITQFLDIEQSQVDQNVLDNELVSNLNALSLDLNEKDKADFEVIKAMARSYAYHAKHEFASAKDYVNIRGEDNIFSYTKVKNIAYRVHKDDSLKDILGVILAASVLNIDLILSYDEHEKIDLVQKINQKISSKTLFLKESKENFISKIADYERIRYFAPLDINDEIFIKAASCAKIIANAKPLMNGRFELLLYHNEKALSISFHRYGNLGIRALK from the coding sequence ATGATACAAAAAGCTTTGCAATTAGCTGAAGAATTACAAAGAAAAATAGAAAGTAATATCTCTCAAAGTGAAAAAGAATTTCACGCCAAAATGCAAAAACTTTTAAACAATCCTAAAAATAAAGTGATGTTGATTGAACTTTTAGATCGCTCTTTTAGATGTAAAGATAAAAGTGCGAGTTTTGAGCTTATAGAGCATACTTTAAACAAATATGGTATAGCAGATTTTTTTAGTGCTTTTGAAAAATTTTTGCTTTTTTCATTTTTAAATTTTGGAAAATTTGCACCAACTCTTAGTGTGCCATTTTTCATTAAGCATTTAAGAGAAGATACTAAAGCTATGGTTTTAGATGCAAACCCTAGTGTTTTAGAGCCTCATATGCGTAAAAGAAAAGATGAAGATAAAATTACCTTAAATGTAAATTTAATTGGTGAAGAGGTTTTGGGTGAGGCTGAGAGTGCTTATAGAGTAAAAAAATATGAAGAAGCATTAAAAACAAGCTATATTACTTATATTTCAATTAAAATCACTACCATTTTTTCTCAAATTAATATCATTGATTTTGAATACTCTAAAGATGAAGTGGTAAAAAGATTGGATAAATTATATGCTCTTGCTTTAGAAGAAGAAAAAAAGCAAGGTGTGTCTAAATTTATCAATCTTGATATGGAGGAATTTAGAGATTTAGAATTAACCGTTGAAGCTTTTATGGAAAGTATTGCAAAGTATAATATTAAAGCAGGTATCGTTTTACAAGCTTATCTTCCTGATTCTTATGAATATTTGAAAAAACTTTTTGCTTTTTCAAAAGAAAGAGTTTTAAAAGGTATGAAGCCTATAAAAATTCGCTTTGTTAAAGGAGCGAATATGGAAAGTGAAGAAACTATAGCTTCACAAAGAGGTTGGGCTTTACCTACTTTTTATAAAAAAATTGACACAGATAGTAATTATAAGAAAATGCTCGATTTTGTCTTAGAGGGTGATAATTATAAATATATTAATGTAGGTATTGCGAGTCACAATTTATTTGAAATTGCTTATGCTTATACTAGAATTTCACAAGCAGGAGCTTTATCATCTTTTACTTTTGAAATGCTTGAAGGTATGAGCTTGCAATGCTCTTATGAGCTTTCTAAAATGCATGATCTTATACTTTATGCACCGGTGTGCGATGAAGCGCATTTTAATAATGCCATTGCTTACTTAGTAAGAAGACTTGATGAAAATACTAGTGAAGACAATTTCATGAGATATTTTTTCAACCTTAAAATCAATGATAAAAATTGGCAAATGCAAAAAGAATTATTTATAAAATCTTTAGAAGGCGTTGCTAGTTTGGATAATTCTACTCATAGAACTCAAGATAGAAATAATGAGACAAAGGCTATTAGTTCTTATGAGAGTAAAGAATTTAAAAATGAACCTGATACAGATTTTATCTTAAAAGCAAATAGAGAATGGGCTAAAAATATAAGAACTAAATATGAAAATTTAGAAAATTACGATGTGTATCCGGTTGCAAAAGAAGAAATTAAAAATGAAAATTTACAAGTAATAGAAGTTAAAGATAAAATCAAAAATCGCACTATAGGTAAAGCACATTTAGCAGGCCAAAAAGAGATTAAATATGCTTTAGATGTAGCTAAGAGCTCAAATTTTAGTGATTTAAGTCATGATGAAATTTATAAAATTTTAGCAAAAACTGCTCAACTTGTTAGAGATCGTAGAGGAGATTTAATAGGTATAGCAGCTTTAGAAGTAGGAAAAACTTTCTTAGAAATTGATCCTGAAGTTAGTGAGGCTATAGACTTTTTAGAATTTTACCCACATTCTTTGGAAAAACTAAAAGAGCAAAATCCAAATACTACTTTTAAAGCAAAAGGCATAGGTGTGGTAATTGCACCATGGAATTTTCCAGTAGGTATTTCAGTAGGAACCATAGCAGCACCTTTGGCTGCAGGCAATAAAGTAATATATAAGCCATCATCTTTATCTATGCTAACAGGTTATATGCTTTGTAAATGCTTTTGGGATGCAGGAATTCCTAAAGATGCTTTGATTTTCTTACCTGCTAAAGGTAGCGATATATCAAAATACTTGCTTGTTGATCAAAGTGTGAAATTTTCAGTATTAACCGGTGGAGAAGAAACTGCTTATGCAATGCTCAAAGCTAATCCAACCTTACTTTTAAGTGCTGAAACAGGCGGTAAAAATGCAACTATTGTTTCTAAATTTGCTGATCGTGATAGTGCGATTAAAAATATCATTCATTCAGCATTTTCAAATTCAGGTCAAAAATGCTCTGCTACTTCTTTACTTGTTTTAGAAGAAGAAGTTTATGAAGATGAGGAATTTAAAAAGACCTTAGTAGATGCTGCTAGTTCTATGGCGGTTGGAAATCCATTTGTATTTAAAAATAAACTTGGAGCTTTAGCAGATAAACCAGATGTAAAACTGCAAAAAGCATTAGATGAGTTAGCTCCATATGAAAGTTGGGCTTTAAAACCTAAATTTGTAGATGATAATCCTTATCTTTTAACTCCAGGGATTAAATATGGTACTAAAAAAGGTGATTTTACGCACATGAATGAGCTTTTTGCACCAATCTTAACTGTAATGAAAGCAAAAGATTTAAAAGAAGCTATTGATATAGTAAATTCTACAGGCTATGGACTTACAGCAGGATTTGAAAGTTTAGATGAGAGAGAATGGGAATACTTCCACACTCACATAGAGGCAGGAAATATTTACATCAATAAACCAACAACAGGAGCTATAGTTCTTAGACAACCTTTTGGTGGTATTAAAAAATCAGCCATTGGTTTTGGTAGAAAAGTTGGAATTTATAATTACATCACTCAATTTTTAGATATAGAGCAAAGTCAAGTTGATCAAAATGTCTTAGATAATGAATTAGTATCAAATTTAAATGCTTTAAGCTTGGATTTAAATGAAAAAGATAAAGCTGATTTTGAAGTCATTAAAGCTATGGCAAGAAGCTATGCTTATCATGCAAAACATGAATTTGCAAGTGCAAAAGATTATGTCAATATAAGAGGCGAGGATAATATTTTCTCTTATACAAAGGTTAAAAATATTGCTTATAGAGTACATAAAGATGATAGTTTAAAAGATATTTTAGGAGTTATTTTAGCAGCTAGTGTGCTAAATATTGATCTTATTTTAAGTTATGATGAGCATGAAAAAATAGATCTTGTGCAAAAGATTAATCAAAAAATTAGTTCAAAAACTTTATTCCTTAAAGAAAGTAAAGAAAATTTCATTAGCAAAATAGCTGATTATGAAAGAATTCGTTATTTTGCTCCATTAGATATTAATGATGAAATTTTCATAAAAGCAGCAAGTTGTGCAAAAATCATTGCCAATGCTAAGCCTTTAATGAACGGACGTTTTGAGTTGCTTTTATATCATAATGAAAAAGCTTTAAGTATATCTTTCCACCGTTATGGAAATTTAGGCATTCGTGCTTTAAAATAA
- the selD gene encoding selenide, water dikinase SelD has translation MIYKDQKLTQYVKAAGUAAKLDSVGLDKILGILKPHENILSGIDNNEDASVYKLNEDLALVQTLDFITPVVDSAYHFGAIAAANALSDVFAMGAEVINALNIVGFDTCHFNNEILLEVLEGARAKVEEAGAVLVGGHTIENDEFIFGLSVTGVVHPKKFIANNSAKDGDVILLTKPIGSGIISTAIKAGLLEKAKILKAIKQMSFLNLYASRILKGFKSLSALSDVTGFGLLGHLKEMLNEEIMIEVYKNEIPLMDGVLPMANMGIIPAGAYKNKDSLKIWVDNLNEKDEDIVYFDPQTSGGLLAAMSEKDANEALKILKDYNIEAKIIARCVRNTHNYLLLR, from the coding sequence ATGATATATAAAGACCAAAAACTAACTCAATATGTAAAAGCTGCGGGTTGAGCTGCCAAACTAGACTCGGTGGGTCTTGACAAAATTCTTGGCATTTTAAAACCGCATGAAAACATTTTAAGTGGTATTGATAATAACGAAGATGCAAGTGTTTATAAGCTAAATGAAGATTTAGCTTTAGTGCAAACACTTGATTTTATCACACCTGTGGTTGATAGTGCGTATCATTTTGGTGCTATAGCTGCTGCCAATGCTTTAAGTGATGTATTTGCTATGGGTGCTGAGGTGATTAATGCCTTAAATATTGTAGGCTTTGATACTTGTCATTTTAACAATGAAATTTTACTTGAAGTTTTAGAAGGTGCTAGAGCTAAGGTTGAAGAAGCTGGTGCTGTGCTAGTAGGTGGCCATACTATAGAAAATGATGAATTTATTTTTGGTCTTAGTGTGACAGGTGTAGTTCATCCTAAGAAATTTATAGCTAATAATAGTGCAAAAGATGGTGATGTGATTTTACTTACTAAGCCTATAGGTAGTGGCATTATTAGCACTGCTATCAAGGCTGGTTTGCTAGAAAAAGCAAAGATTTTAAAAGCAATAAAGCAAATGAGTTTTTTAAATCTTTACGCAAGTCGTATTTTAAAGGGGTTTAAAAGTCTTAGTGCTTTAAGTGATGTTACTGGTTTTGGTCTTTTGGGACATTTAAAAGAAATGTTAAATGAAGAGATTATGATAGAAGTGTATAAAAATGAAATTCCTTTAATGGATGGAGTTTTGCCAATGGCTAATATGGGGATAATCCCAGCAGGAGCTTATAAAAATAAAGATAGCCTAAAAATTTGGGTTGATAATTTAAATGAAAAAGATGAGGATATAGTGTATTTTGATCCTCAAACTTCAGGTGGACTTTTAGCTGCAATGAGTGAAAAAGATGCAAATGAGGCTTTGAAAATTTTGAAAGATTACAATATAGAGGCAAAGATTATTGCTAGATGTGTAAGAAATACTCATAATTATTTATTATTACGCTAA
- the yedF gene encoding sulfurtransferase-like selenium metabolism protein YedF yields MKIDCRDLACPRPVIETKKALEELKENENLEILLNSQASKENVMRFLKSLNLNFSVKDVNDESIISIIKDGDIVQIQEQNLQEYNVLFLKSDKVGEGELGKNLMLGFLKTLKDLPNKPVKILCVNDSVLMNTDCSHMAFEAMKELENLGVEIYSCGACLEFFGKTKELKIGKIGNAYEILNELFGKAKIISL; encoded by the coding sequence ATGAAAATTGATTGTAGAGATTTAGCTTGTCCGCGTCCTGTGATAGAGACAAAAAAGGCTTTAGAAGAGTTAAAAGAAAATGAAAATTTAGAAATTCTTTTAAATTCTCAAGCTTCTAAAGAAAATGTAATGAGGTTTTTAAAATCTTTAAATTTGAACTTTAGTGTGAAAGATGTAAATGATGAAAGTATTATTAGTATTATAAAAGATGGTGATATAGTTCAAATTCAAGAACAAAATTTGCAAGAATATAATGTGTTGTTTTTAAAAAGCGATAAAGTAGGTGAAGGGGAGCTTGGGAAAAATCTAATGCTAGGTTTTTTAAAAACCTTAAAAGATTTACCTAATAAACCTGTAAAAATCCTTTGCGTTAATGATAGTGTTTTAATGAATACTGATTGTTCTCATATGGCTTTTGAAGCTATGAAAGAGCTTGAAAATTTAGGGGTTGAAATTTATAGTTGTGGGGCATGTTTGGAATTTTTTGGTAAAACTAAAGAGCTTAAAATAGGCAAAATAGGTAATGCTTATGAAATTTTAAATGAACTTTTTGGAAAGGCAAAGATTATTTCTTTATGA
- a CDS encoding winged helix-turn-helix domain-containing protein, translating into MEELNLQIQKNLDENNKLTCKKALELLKQYSKEDFQASIKKMDVKISDCELGQFGKLNKNIAKSEILEKLETKLDSKRRISCKDALECAKNFNMADMRATLKTYKIDVKYCELGCFEEKKGKKFHIKSKIWVENPDGELLFGKGKTDILELVGECGSISQAAKQLGMNYKKAWLYIQDLEKNMKEELLIAKKGRGSQSGSKLTPRAYELIQNFKILQQDVEEYTNKRFKELFFKKNQEKDKT; encoded by the coding sequence ATGGAAGAATTAAATTTGCAAATTCAAAAAAATCTTGATGAAAATAATAAACTTACTTGTAAAAAAGCACTAGAGCTTTTAAAACAATACTCCAAAGAAGATTTTCAAGCTAGTATAAAAAAAATGGATGTAAAAATTTCAGATTGCGAGTTAGGTCAATTTGGAAAGTTAAATAAAAATATAGCAAAAAGTGAAATTTTAGAAAAATTAGAAACAAAACTAGATTCTAAGCGTCGCATATCATGTAAAGATGCTTTAGAATGTGCTAAAAACTTTAATATGGCTGATATGAGAGCTACGCTTAAAACTTATAAAATTGATGTTAAATACTGCGAACTTGGTTGTTTTGAAGAAAAAAAAGGTAAAAAATTTCATATAAAAAGCAAAATTTGGGTAGAAAATCCTGATGGAGAATTACTTTTTGGTAAAGGGAAAACAGATATTTTAGAATTAGTTGGAGAATGCGGAAGTATTTCCCAAGCGGCTAAACAACTAGGGATGAATTATAAAAAAGCTTGGCTTTATATACAGGATTTAGAAAAAAATATGAAAGAAGAATTGCTCATTGCTAAAAAAGGAAGAGGAAGTCAATCAGGTAGTAAGCTTACTCCTAGAGCTTATGAGCTAATTCAAAATTTTAAAATTTTACAACAAGATGTAGAAGAATACACTAATAAGCGCTTTAAAGAATTATTTTTCAAGAAAAATCAAGAAAAAGATAAAACTTAA
- the fdh3B gene encoding formate dehydrogenase FDH3 subunit beta, producing the protein MARMKFYVDNNRCISCFACQVACSSAHEVPVGINRRKVITLNEGIEGKEFSTTLACQHCTDAPCEQVCPVKCFYIRADGIVLHDKKTCIGCGYCLYACPFGAPQFPRDGAFGIKGQMDKCTMCAGGPEPTNSHEERELYGQNRIAEGKVPMCAAVCSTNALLVGDAAEVSAMYRKRVLLKGQNLGLDAK; encoded by the coding sequence ATGGCTAGAATGAAATTTTATGTAGATAATAATCGCTGTATTTCTTGCTTTGCTTGTCAAGTGGCTTGTTCAAGTGCGCACGAAGTGCCAGTGGGGATTAATAGAAGAAAGGTAATCACTCTAAATGAAGGCATAGAAGGAAAAGAGTTTTCAACAACTCTTGCCTGCCAACACTGCACAGACGCTCCATGTGAGCAAGTTTGTCCTGTAAAATGCTTTTATATTAGAGCTGATGGTATTGTTTTACATGATAAAAAAACTTGTATAGGTTGTGGGTATTGTCTTTATGCATGTCCTTTTGGTGCTCCACAATTTCCAAGAGATGGTGCTTTTGGTATTAAAGGTCAAATGGATAAATGTACTATGTGTGCAGGTGGTCCTGAACCTACTAACTCTCATGAAGAAAGAGAACTTTATGGACAAAATCGTATTGCAGAAGGTAAAGTGCCTATGTGTGCTGCGGTTTGTTCTACAAATGCACTTTTGGTTGGTGATGCAGCTGAAGTTAGTGCAATGTATAGAAAAAGAGTTTTGCTTAAGGGCCAAAATTTAGGACTTGATGCAAAATAA
- a CDS encoding formate dehydrogenase subunit alpha yields the protein MALARRNFLKLAGIAGLGSAAFGSENKAIRAASEQEVANPYPDSKIVRTICSICSAGCGIKAEVQDGVWVRQENAIEHPISQGSHCCKGIDQIDLTKSKQRIKYPMKKENGKWVRLTWEQAINEIGDKMLEIRKENGPDSVMFLGSAKFNNQQAYYFRKFAAFWGTNNIDHVARIUHSATVAGVANTWGYGAMTNHFGDVTKHSKMMIIFGANTAVANPIGFKHLLQAKDRNNAKLVVVDPVFTKTAVHADEYVRIRPGTDIALVYGMLHLIFKNGWEDKELIKTRTYGVEEIKAEAAKWTPEVVEDVTGVPAAQLEKITRMLATIKPATLFWALGITQHSVGSSNTRILAILQLVLGNIGKPGAGTNIIRGHDNVQGATDMGCLADTLPAYYGLDDNAWNHFANFWNVDREYLNSRFYSKEWMHEKGFSLAKWWQGVLHEEKTYSNSPIRVLWVQGTGITSMAHTVKIQEALKKLDMIVIAEPFVNEVAVLADRSDGIYIIPACTQFETEGYVTATNRAMQWRSQVVKPIYESKEDQEIMFAFAKKFGFYKEYTRGMKMELKDHKLVQTRDDNDDNFIWPDDATREMSNGLLSIGLRGISAERLRKHQQNWEHFDPDTQRGLGGEVKGEYYGLPWPCWDEQHPGTSILWNTDVPYEEGGMGFRNRFGLEHEGHSQLADDAFTPKGCKVKGGYPQITKANIEKVFNIKLSDSEKELMGASWSTDISGIILEKCREKSACCLGNARARMKVWEFADPIPLHREPIHSPRWDLVKKYPTWGDQEKNFRVESKFISEQQKKDWSKEFPTIISSMRLVNLSGAGMLERTSKYLAAITPEMFANVHPELALKYGINDGDMMWIHSPQGTKIKVKCVHNHSVTPDRICLPYNFAGIMQGVDLSYNYPEGTRPYTIGESSNTVTNYGFDINTQISEFNAGLCRLEKA from the coding sequence ATGGCATTAGCAAGAAGAAATTTTCTTAAGCTTGCTGGTATTGCTGGTCTTGGAAGTGCGGCTTTTGGTAGTGAAAACAAAGCTATTAGAGCTGCAAGTGAACAAGAAGTAGCAAATCCTTATCCAGATTCTAAGATTGTTAGAACAATCTGTAGTATCTGTAGTGCAGGCTGTGGAATTAAAGCAGAAGTGCAAGATGGAGTTTGGGTGCGTCAGGAAAACGCTATAGAACATCCTATTTCTCAAGGATCACACTGCTGTAAAGGGATAGATCAAATCGATCTTACTAAATCAAAGCAGCGTATTAAATATCCTATGAAAAAAGAAAATGGCAAATGGGTACGTTTAACTTGGGAACAAGCTATCAATGAAATTGGTGATAAAATGCTTGAAATCCGTAAAGAAAATGGACCTGATAGCGTTATGTTTTTAGGTTCGGCTAAATTTAATAACCAACAAGCTTATTATTTTAGAAAATTTGCAGCATTTTGGGGTACTAACAATATAGACCACGTTGCTAGAATTTGACACAGCGCAACAGTCGCCGGTGTGGCGAATACATGGGGTTATGGCGCTATGACAAATCATTTTGGTGATGTGACTAAACACTCAAAAATGATGATTATTTTTGGTGCAAATACTGCTGTGGCAAATCCTATCGGATTTAAACACTTATTACAAGCAAAAGATCGTAATAATGCTAAATTGGTAGTTGTAGATCCTGTATTTACAAAAACTGCAGTACATGCTGATGAATATGTAAGAATTCGTCCAGGCACAGATATAGCTTTAGTTTATGGTATGCTTCATTTGATCTTCAAAAACGGTTGGGAAGATAAAGAATTAATCAAAACTAGAACTTATGGTGTTGAAGAAATAAAAGCAGAGGCTGCTAAATGGACTCCTGAAGTTGTAGAAGATGTAACAGGCGTTCCAGCTGCTCAACTTGAAAAAATCACAAGAATGTTAGCTACAATCAAACCTGCTACGCTATTTTGGGCTTTAGGTATTACTCAACACTCGGTAGGTAGCTCCAACACAAGAATTCTAGCTATCTTACAACTCGTTCTTGGTAATATAGGCAAACCAGGTGCAGGAACAAACATCATTAGAGGTCATGATAATGTTCAAGGTGCTACTGATATGGGCTGTTTGGCTGATACTTTACCAGCTTATTATGGGCTTGATGATAATGCGTGGAATCATTTTGCTAATTTTTGGAATGTAGATAGAGAATATTTAAATTCAAGATTTTATTCTAAAGAATGGATGCATGAAAAAGGTTTTTCACTAGCAAAATGGTGGCAAGGCGTTTTACATGAAGAAAAAACTTATTCTAACTCACCTATCCGTGTGCTTTGGGTGCAAGGAACGGGTATTACTTCTATGGCGCATACGGTAAAAATTCAAGAAGCGCTTAAAAAACTTGATATGATTGTAATCGCTGAACCTTTTGTAAATGAAGTAGCAGTTTTAGCAGATCGTTCTGATGGTATTTATATTATCCCTGCTTGTACTCAATTTGAAACAGAAGGTTATGTCACTGCGACTAATCGTGCTATGCAATGGCGTTCTCAAGTAGTAAAACCAATTTATGAAAGCAAAGAAGATCAAGAGATTATGTTTGCTTTTGCTAAAAAATTCGGTTTTTATAAAGAATACACTCGCGGTATGAAAATGGAATTGAAAGATCATAAGCTTGTACAAACAAGAGATGACAATGATGATAATTTTATATGGCCTGATGATGCTACAAGAGAAATGAGTAATGGTCTTTTAAGTATAGGCTTAAGAGGTATTTCAGCTGAACGCTTAAGAAAACACCAACAAAATTGGGAACATTTTGATCCTGATACTCAAAGAGGTCTTGGTGGTGAAGTTAAAGGCGAATACTATGGCTTACCTTGGCCTTGTTGGGATGAACAACATCCGGGAACTTCTATATTATGGAATACTGATGTGCCTTATGAAGAAGGCGGTATGGGCTTTAGAAACCGCTTTGGTTTGGAGCATGAAGGACATTCTCAATTAGCGGATGATGCCTTTACTCCAAAAGGATGTAAAGTTAAAGGTGGTTACCCACAAATCACTAAGGCAAATATTGAAAAAGTATTTAATATCAAACTAAGTGATAGCGAAAAAGAATTAATGGGCGCTAGCTGGAGTACAGATATTTCAGGTATTATTTTAGAAAAATGTAGAGAAAAGAGTGCTTGCTGTTTAGGTAATGCAAGAGCTAGAATGAAAGTTTGGGAATTTGCCGATCCTATTCCGTTACATAGAGAGCCTATTCACTCACCTCGTTGGGATTTGGTTAAAAAATATCCTACTTGGGGCGATCAAGAGAAAAACTTCAGAGTTGAGAGTAAATTTATCAGCGAGCAACAAAAGAAAGATTGGAGCAAAGAGTTTCCAACTATCATTTCAAGTATGCGTTTAGTAAATTTAAGTGGTGCAGGTATGCTTGAGAGAACTAGTAAATATCTTGCTGCAATCACACCTGAAATGTTTGCTAATGTTCACCCTGAACTTGCCTTAAAATATGGTATAAATGATGGAGATATGATGTGGATTCATTCACCGCAAGGTACTAAGATTAAAGTAAAATGTGTGCATAATCATTCTGTTACACCGGATAGAATTTGCTTGCCTTATAACTTTGCGGGTATTATGCAAGGAGTGGATTTAAGTTATAATTATCCTGAAGGCACTAGACCTTATACTATAGGTGAAAGTTCTAACACGGTTACTAACTATGGTTTTGATATAAATACGCAAATTTCTGAATTTAATGCAGGACTTTGCAGACTTGAAAAGGCTTAA